A region of Oceanispirochaeta sp. M1 DNA encodes the following proteins:
- the cfpA gene encoding cytoplasmic filament protein CfpA, whose translation MAGDLPRSPNVFHPTKPSAVGSRNSLAQDGRQQNDEFERVIQEESEKVLKEIETKLPQEVLKELDVMGGLKQKLYNYYNQNYQNMFNRYVVTTEDEMVKKIRGFIDKEENKALARYTPKEISEMLDQIGGADKFNTGEIEKSIVNMYGHLQGHVQRGLNDLENETNALLRQKTDVGAFIRGENAYSIIKCSFKDNALKPKVVSDVKLSINILESELISPIIQYQASVEYIIKDQISKTISEFIDREIEVFQDQMVDEGKEELTDSELMFERIKKVPDFTDDDKDDDNSKRFAFMAKNLVEKIEGLRAEIPREEFDPQNIRENIKRIVDDENIRNRGFNTAVNNLTSILDTSKMGYQFIENLKNARELIVKEYEDSDPKRLPDERYQIRLKFYDNDQLENLRKNYDQQIDEFRKEVLHLWDVVEVVYQGKKSRGKISDFDDLSKKVSGTIKKQIKDISGDPTYEEQEKNWNEIMTLRVEDTDVERLNQTYVYEKELLKKMLRKCREKVAVIFGYENPKMRVVTDQRIDFLEKEVEEFDYLINPYHVQPGLILDVDITSIKRKKYTLNAMANVMNEFLNGVSKGFQDAAFASFKRRRSTVRDDIDQQFGDSEVGGMAPSTNEYAKKLKGLNAEAEAEAPKGKADVTPSKSRRKKVNLDELSEI comes from the coding sequence ATGGCTGGTGATCTTCCTAGAAGTCCTAATGTATTTCACCCAACTAAACCGTCAGCAGTAGGTTCAAGAAACAGTCTTGCCCAGGACGGCCGTCAACAGAATGATGAATTTGAACGTGTCATACAGGAAGAATCTGAAAAGGTTCTAAAAGAGATTGAGACTAAACTACCACAGGAAGTTCTAAAAGAACTTGATGTAATGGGTGGTCTGAAACAGAAACTGTATAACTATTACAACCAGAACTATCAGAACATGTTCAACCGTTATGTTGTAACGACTGAAGATGAGATGGTGAAGAAGATTCGCGGTTTCATAGATAAAGAGGAAAATAAGGCTCTTGCCCGATATACCCCGAAAGAAATCTCTGAGATGCTGGATCAGATCGGTGGAGCTGACAAGTTCAACACCGGTGAGATCGAAAAATCAATAGTTAACATGTACGGACACCTTCAGGGGCATGTACAGAGAGGTCTCAATGACCTTGAAAATGAAACCAATGCTCTTCTGAGACAGAAGACCGATGTTGGTGCATTTATCCGTGGTGAGAATGCATACTCCATCATAAAGTGTTCTTTTAAAGACAATGCATTGAAACCCAAAGTTGTTTCCGATGTTAAACTGTCAATCAATATCCTTGAATCTGAATTGATCTCTCCGATCATCCAGTATCAGGCATCTGTTGAGTACATCATCAAAGATCAGATTTCCAAAACAATTTCCGAGTTTATTGACAGAGAAATTGAAGTTTTCCAGGATCAGATGGTTGATGAAGGTAAAGAAGAACTTACAGATTCCGAACTGATGTTCGAAAGAATCAAAAAAGTTCCCGATTTCACTGATGATGATAAAGATGATGACAACTCCAAGAGATTTGCCTTTATGGCAAAAAACCTTGTAGAAAAAATCGAAGGACTGAGAGCTGAGATTCCCAGAGAGGAATTTGACCCACAGAACATCAGAGAAAATATCAAACGGATCGTTGATGATGAAAATATCAGAAACAGAGGTTTTAATACCGCCGTTAACAATCTGACATCCATTCTGGATACCAGTAAAATGGGTTATCAGTTTATTGAAAACCTTAAGAATGCCCGTGAACTGATTGTTAAAGAATATGAAGATTCAGATCCTAAGAGACTGCCTGATGAAAGATATCAGATCAGACTTAAATTCTATGACAATGATCAGCTTGAGAATCTCAGAAAGAACTACGATCAGCAGATTGATGAGTTCAGAAAAGAAGTTCTTCACCTCTGGGATGTCGTAGAAGTTGTTTACCAGGGTAAAAAATCCCGAGGTAAAATCAGCGATTTTGATGATCTCAGCAAAAAAGTTTCAGGAACCATCAAGAAGCAGATTAAAGATATTTCCGGTGATCCGACCTATGAAGAACAGGAAAAGAACTGGAATGAGATTATGACTCTCCGTGTTGAAGACACAGATGTAGAGAGACTTAATCAGACTTATGTCTATGAAAAAGAACTTCTTAAGAAGATGCTTCGAAAATGCAGAGAAAAAGTAGCTGTTATCTTCGGTTATGAAAATCCAAAGATGAGAGTTGTTACCGACCAGAGAATAGACTTTCTGGAAAAAGAAGTGGAAGAGTTTGATTATCTTATCAATCCCTACCATGTTCAGCCAGGTCTTATACTTGATGTTGATATCACAAGTATCAAACGTAAAAAGTATACTCTGAACGCCATGGCTAACGTTATGAACGAATTCCTCAATGGAGTTTCTAAAGGATTCCAGGATGCGGCATTTGCTTCATTCAAGAGACGTCGTTCAACTGTTCGTGATGACATTGATCAGCAGTTTGGTGATTCTGAAGTTGGTGGCATGGCTCCTTCAACCAATGAGTATGCTAAAAAGCTGAAGGGACTTAATGCAGAAGCAGAAGCAGAAGCTCCTAAAGGTAAAGCAGATGTGACTCCTTCCAAATCTAGAAGGAAGAAAGTTAACCTGGATGAATTAAGCGAGATCTGA
- a CDS encoding putative PEP-binding protein, with translation MDIYSFSSEVFTQDEDVLDALGYRGRRLMHLAGLGIPILPGYVLTNDSLLAELESPGSNDKMVQNSISNMEDVIGKKFGDASNPLLIKYVLSPQLNMIDTFSSLHNVGLCSSTIDGFSSFVGEEFAYHEYRNMLRRVITLDLEIESDSNRRKLLEKMIKSLKACKNVTQTKESLLELEGLYPAEFFSDSWAQLEYIQTLYTKYLKDSVSINDSALLVQAMTFGNYGKKSYFGSYFTRDIVTGKNELSGDFFMNSFDATSTEGQPIKKISKAIYQDLDSMARQLENHYKEIRQIKFTVEDGKLWVIDQQEAEGKSTQAHIRTLLDLNKAGIVSDEYMINDIQPNRLAEILHPVIDRKSAENLPSVKGGISGSVGAAMGRVYFTTDALMKEYRITTQRGLESNLILIMRSTYAEDVKAIEVCQGVITCEGGYASHAPVVARSLGKVAMVNPDLKILKSGVKFGERLVKEGDYITLDVPSYDKPTVYFDKVGLIKPSIEESGILEFLDVVQKFIGDFDCHANADQPKDAQLAKLFHADGIGLCRTEHMFFNEERIPLFRSLIITDDMKDRYKILDKLGKMQTSDFYNLFKIMEGHPVTIRLLDAPLHEFLPHTRDSMQEFISYYRKGHPKATEADIRLRCDMMGEVNPMLGHRGIRVAISKPEVYAMQIRSIFEALYKLKVEDDIDCQPEIMLPVVMSHREVKTVRFGKRIEGAEILGIRDIEEAVRQKYDIPALPYQVGTMIELPGAALNADKIARYADFFSFGTNDLTQTTNGISRDDFNSFFTDYNQYDLLERNPFKYLNEPVKELVSIAAERGRMVRPDMKLGLCGEHGAEPENIKFCMDTGLNYVSCSPYGIPIAKLAIAQFNLQK, from the coding sequence ATGGATATTTATTCTTTCAGCAGTGAAGTTTTTACCCAGGATGAGGATGTTCTGGATGCCTTAGGTTACAGAGGCAGACGATTGATGCATCTGGCAGGTCTTGGGATACCTATCCTTCCGGGTTATGTACTGACTAACGATTCTTTATTAGCTGAGCTGGAAAGTCCCGGTTCAAATGATAAGATGGTTCAGAATTCCATATCCAATATGGAAGATGTAATCGGCAAAAAATTTGGAGATGCCAGTAATCCTCTGCTGATTAAATATGTTCTGAGTCCTCAGCTGAATATGATAGACACTTTTTCAAGTCTTCATAATGTGGGTCTCTGCAGCAGTACAATAGATGGATTTTCCTCTTTTGTGGGCGAAGAGTTTGCCTATCATGAGTATAGAAACATGCTGCGCAGAGTTATAACTCTTGATCTTGAAATAGAATCGGACAGCAATAGACGCAAGCTTCTGGAAAAAATGATCAAATCATTGAAAGCCTGTAAGAATGTTACACAGACCAAGGAATCTCTTTTGGAATTGGAAGGGCTTTATCCTGCAGAGTTTTTCTCAGACTCATGGGCACAGCTTGAATATATACAGACTCTCTATACGAAATATTTGAAAGATTCTGTTTCCATTAATGATTCTGCTCTCCTTGTTCAGGCCATGACATTCGGTAACTATGGTAAAAAGAGCTATTTCGGTTCTTATTTTACCAGAGATATAGTGACCGGAAAAAATGAGCTTAGTGGTGATTTTTTTATGAACTCTTTCGATGCAACCAGCACCGAGGGTCAGCCCATTAAGAAAATTTCAAAAGCCATATATCAGGATCTTGATTCTATGGCACGACAGCTTGAGAATCATTATAAAGAAATCCGTCAGATAAAATTCACAGTAGAAGATGGAAAACTCTGGGTAATTGATCAGCAGGAGGCCGAAGGTAAGTCTACACAGGCACATATCCGAACACTGCTTGATCTTAACAAGGCGGGGATTGTTAGTGATGAATACATGATCAATGACATTCAGCCAAACCGTCTGGCTGAGATTCTACATCCGGTCATTGACCGTAAATCTGCTGAAAACTTACCCTCTGTTAAAGGTGGAATTTCAGGATCTGTGGGAGCCGCTATGGGTAGAGTTTACTTTACCACAGATGCACTCATGAAAGAATATCGGATAACCACTCAAAGAGGTCTTGAGTCCAATCTCATTCTTATTATGAGATCCACTTATGCTGAAGATGTAAAGGCAATTGAAGTATGTCAGGGTGTAATCACCTGTGAGGGAGGCTATGCCTCTCATGCTCCGGTAGTTGCCAGAAGCCTCGGTAAAGTAGCCATGGTGAATCCTGATCTTAAAATTTTAAAATCAGGTGTGAAATTCGGAGAACGGTTGGTGAAAGAAGGAGATTACATCACTCTGGATGTTCCCTCCTATGATAAACCTACAGTTTATTTTGATAAAGTCGGGCTGATAAAACCTAGTATTGAAGAGAGCGGTATTCTTGAATTTCTGGATGTGGTGCAGAAGTTTATTGGTGATTTCGATTGCCATGCAAATGCAGATCAGCCGAAAGATGCACAGCTGGCTAAGTTGTTTCATGCTGATGGTATCGGACTCTGCCGGACAGAGCACATGTTTTTTAATGAAGAACGAATTCCCTTGTTCCGCTCTCTGATTATCACTGATGATATGAAGGATCGGTACAAGATTCTGGATAAACTGGGTAAAATGCAGACTTCAGATTTCTATAATCTTTTCAAGATTATGGAAGGACATCCTGTCACAATTCGTCTACTGGATGCACCGCTCCATGAATTCCTCCCTCATACAAGAGACAGTATGCAGGAATTCATCAGCTATTACAGAAAAGGTCACCCTAAAGCCACGGAAGCGGATATTCGTCTGCGCTGTGATATGATGGGTGAAGTGAATCCCATGCTTGGTCATCGTGGTATACGTGTTGCAATTTCAAAACCTGAAGTTTATGCCATGCAGATCCGGTCTATATTTGAAGCTCTTTATAAGTTGAAAGTGGAAGATGATATAGATTGTCAGCCTGAGATTATGCTACCGGTTGTCATGTCTCACAGAGAAGTGAAAACAGTTCGTTTTGGAAAGAGAATTGAAGGTGCTGAGATCCTTGGTATAAGAGATATTGAGGAAGCTGTACGGCAGAAGTATGATATACCGGCACTACCTTATCAGGTTGGTACTATGATAGAACTTCCCGGGGCCGCTCTGAATGCTGATAAGATTGCACGCTATGCAGATTTCTTCAGTTTCGGAACAAATGATCTGACCCAGACTACCAATGGTATCTCAAGGGATGACTTCAACTCATTTTTCACTGATTATAATCAATATGACCTTCTGGAGAGAAATCCATTCAAGTACCTGAATGAACCTGTAAAGGAACTGGTTTCCATTGCAGCAGAGCGGGGGCGTATGGTAAGACCGGATATGAAACTGGGATTGTGCGGTGAGCATGGTGCAGAGCCTGAGAATATCAAGTTCTGTATGGATACGGGACTCAACTATGTGTCCTGTTCGCCCTATGGTATTCCCATAGCTAAACTGGCAATAGCCCAGTTTAATCTACAGAAATAA
- a CDS encoding J domain-containing protein, which yields MPDIHRSMMIFKLKTDFSKEDLQKSYKKLVKKYHPDSNPKNQEWSHNKMTEINLAYEACCSYLESNNEINQENPNYQPAKEQNKDTNEQNLKAHKKKQQNSKINQEITPDLYKRILNISNIYTEASEIFFEYGLEKRKLRYEGVRRFRYRESLRIFDDAVNKTTELDQYCKTEYDQYAVNLFLRFTGNLFHYIQLDERHIPDHPLLNRHWDLMEEYMLYSIKDYLVPHLVHNFRKMSANTSFTQCWNQLIYLQTRFPALDEDKTFKICHNLADSLREIRREEYEMQYNFFNYSES from the coding sequence ATGCCGGATATTCATCGCTCAATGATGATCTTCAAATTGAAAACAGATTTTTCAAAAGAAGATCTTCAAAAATCCTATAAGAAGCTGGTAAAGAAATACCACCCCGACTCAAACCCTAAGAACCAGGAATGGTCACATAACAAGATGACTGAAATCAACCTGGCCTATGAAGCATGTTGTAGCTATTTAGAATCAAATAACGAAATAAATCAAGAGAATCCAAACTATCAACCAGCAAAAGAGCAAAATAAAGACACAAATGAGCAAAATCTAAAAGCTCACAAAAAAAAGCAACAAAATAGTAAAATAAATCAGGAAATAACTCCCGATCTCTATAAAAGAATACTTAATATATCCAATATTTACACAGAAGCATCGGAGATCTTTTTTGAATATGGCCTGGAGAAGAGAAAATTACGCTATGAGGGAGTCAGACGTTTCCGTTACAGAGAATCTCTTAGAATATTTGATGATGCAGTGAATAAAACCACAGAACTGGATCAGTACTGCAAAACCGAATATGATCAGTATGCAGTCAATCTGTTTCTTCGCTTCACGGGAAACCTCTTTCATTATATACAGCTGGATGAACGTCACATCCCTGATCATCCTCTCCTGAACAGACACTGGGATCTGATGGAGGAATACATGCTTTATTCCATAAAGGACTATCTGGTCCCCCACCTGGTACATAATTTTAGAAAAATGAGTGCTAATACAAGTTTTACTCAATGCTGGAATCAACTCATATACCTACAGACAAGATTTCCAGCACTGGATGAAGATAAGACTTTCAAAATCTGCCACAACCTTGCAGACAGCCTGAGAGAGATACGCCGTGAAGAGTATGAAATGCAGTATAATTTCTTTAATTATTCAGAAAGCTGA
- the ilvB gene encoding biosynthetic-type acetolactate synthase large subunit has protein sequence MKKGRTYGAKALVKTLEKLGVKVIFGYPGGANLPIYEALASSSIRHILARHEQGASHMADGYARASGKVGVCLATSGPGATNLVTGIATAYMDSVPVLAITGQVPSFNIGTDAFQEVDTTGITIPITKHNLLVQNVKEIPSRIEEAFHICSTGRKGPVLVDIPKDILMEEFTLPEPKEIILEGYKPNSESHPGQVKRAAKLLEQARRPLIIAGGGICSSEAYGELKTFVEKSGIPLTYTFMGKTALSDNHPLNLGMCGYHGRVVSNQAIDQADVILALGARFSNRHTINLETYPGHKKIIHVDIDPAEIGKNVETLLPIVGDLKNTISKLTSLLKNKGNEDWVSHLRDIDSRAFIPPIPDKSLNQPVVMQIMQEYLKNPLVVTDVGRHQMFAAHEFKLEEGRNFVSSGGLGTMGFALPAAIGAAVACEDRQVVAVSGDGSFVMNCQEMITAAEIDVNLICFIMNDAKLGMIVQLQDEFYKSGFDISNLGNHTNYKMMAESMGAVGHIVTTQEELHSLMKDKSLYKGIHIVDCEVPPGEHAYPMVNGSSILDIVEEGGRK, from the coding sequence ATGAAGAAAGGGCGAACCTATGGAGCAAAGGCACTGGTCAAGACATTGGAAAAGCTTGGCGTTAAAGTCATCTTCGGCTATCCCGGCGGTGCTAATCTGCCTATTTATGAGGCTCTGGCAAGCAGTTCTATTAGGCATATACTCGCCAGGCACGAGCAGGGTGCATCACACATGGCTGACGGCTATGCGAGGGCCAGCGGTAAGGTCGGTGTCTGTCTGGCAACCAGCGGTCCCGGAGCTACAAACCTTGTCACAGGTATTGCAACAGCTTATATGGATTCTGTTCCTGTCCTGGCTATAACTGGTCAGGTCCCCAGTTTCAATATCGGAACTGATGCATTTCAGGAAGTAGATACAACAGGGATCACAATTCCCATAACAAAACATAATCTGCTCGTACAGAACGTAAAGGAAATTCCCAGCAGGATAGAGGAAGCTTTTCATATCTGTTCCACTGGTAGAAAGGGACCGGTTCTTGTTGATATCCCCAAGGATATCCTGATGGAAGAATTTACTCTTCCGGAGCCCAAAGAGATTATTCTCGAAGGTTATAAACCTAACTCTGAGAGTCATCCCGGACAGGTTAAAAGAGCTGCAAAACTGCTGGAGCAGGCGCGTAGACCTCTTATCATAGCGGGAGGAGGAATCTGTTCATCAGAAGCTTATGGTGAGTTAAAAACATTTGTTGAGAAGTCCGGTATTCCTCTTACTTATACTTTTATGGGTAAAACAGCTCTGTCTGATAATCATCCCCTGAATCTTGGTATGTGTGGTTATCACGGTAGGGTTGTTTCCAATCAGGCTATCGATCAGGCTGATGTAATACTGGCTCTGGGTGCACGTTTTAGTAATAGACATACAATCAATCTGGAGACCTACCCCGGACATAAAAAAATTATTCACGTTGATATCGATCCTGCAGAAATCGGAAAAAATGTAGAAACTCTTCTTCCTATAGTAGGGGATCTTAAAAATACTATTTCCAAACTTACTTCATTGTTGAAAAATAAGGGTAATGAAGATTGGGTCTCCCATTTGAGGGACATCGATTCCAGAGCTTTTATCCCTCCCATACCTGATAAATCACTTAACCAGCCTGTTGTAATGCAGATCATGCAGGAGTATTTGAAAAATCCTCTTGTTGTTACAGATGTAGGCCGTCATCAGATGTTTGCCGCTCATGAGTTTAAACTGGAAGAGGGGCGTAACTTTGTAAGTTCAGGTGGTCTCGGTACCATGGGATTTGCACTTCCTGCTGCAATCGGAGCGGCTGTCGCCTGTGAAGATCGACAGGTTGTTGCTGTTTCCGGTGATGGTTCCTTTGTAATGAACTGTCAGGAGATGATCACCGCTGCCGAAATTGATGTAAATCTGATTTGTTTTATTATGAACGATGCAAAACTCGGGATGATAGTTCAGCTTCAGGATGAATTCTATAAGAGTGGATTTGATATCAGTAATCTTGGAAATCATACTAATTATAAGATGATGGCTGAGAGTATGGGCGCCGTAGGGCATATTGTCACCACTCAGGAAGAACTTCATTCCCTTATGAAAGATAAGTCTCTGTATAAAGGAATTCATATCGTTGACTGTGAGGTGCCGCCTGGTGAACATGCATACCCCATGGTAAACGGTAGTTCCATTCTGGATATTGTTGAAGAAGGAGGACGAAAATGA
- the ilvN gene encoding acetolactate synthase small subunit — translation MKHTISILCDDVPGVMTRISGLFSRRGFNIESLSVGTTDKPGKSRFTIVVNGDDTVLEQVRKQLQKLINVINVWDYSEEAIVSREHALLKLKASRSNRSELLQLVSSIQARIIDSSGDIWTLEITGDTDDVSSFIDLFKHYEIVETIRTGKIALKRG, via the coding sequence ATGAAACACACCATATCAATTCTTTGTGACGATGTCCCCGGTGTTATGACCCGTATTTCAGGACTTTTCTCCCGCCGTGGATTCAATATAGAGAGTCTTTCTGTGGGAACTACAGATAAACCCGGAAAGAGTCGTTTTACCATAGTTGTGAACGGTGATGATACGGTTTTGGAACAGGTTCGAAAGCAGCTTCAAAAGCTTATAAATGTAATCAATGTATGGGATTATTCAGAAGAGGCCATTGTTTCAAGAGAACATGCTCTTCTGAAATTAAAGGCGAGTCGTTCAAACAGATCGGAACTGCTTCAGCTTGTTTCATCCATTCAGGCCAGGATTATTGACTCTTCAGGTGACATCTGGACCCTTGAAATAACGGGTGATACCGATGATGTGAGCAGCTTTATTGATCTATTCAAACATTATGAGATTGTAGAAACTATAAGAACTGGAAAAATTGCTTTGAAAAGAGGATGA
- a CDS encoding transposase, with the protein MAKILDLFDAYESGDLPTDGGYIISNFFESNSSYTRFEMISYGNVKDFYRNDEGITFQADGLKLFVLVEPPSYSHKHIEPCFRDDAHKMPYRFKEIEIYTTKRQQKIMVGKEPVETYTAFTIMNETGENQSFIVHKAEGIEESLKKYFIQVLWKNVNIPKIEATAAAEIIGKSIHQIINPFN; encoded by the coding sequence ATGGCTAAAATACTTGATCTTTTTGATGCCTATGAAAGTGGAGATCTGCCAACAGATGGTGGATATATTATCAGTAACTTTTTTGAAAGTAATTCTTCATATACCCGTTTTGAGATGATTTCTTATGGAAATGTAAAGGATTTTTATAGAAATGATGAAGGAATTACCTTTCAGGCCGACGGTCTGAAACTTTTTGTTTTGGTAGAGCCACCATCATACTCTCATAAACATATCGAACCGTGCTTCCGTGATGATGCTCATAAGATGCCTTACAGGTTTAAAGAAATTGAAATATATACAACAAAAAGACAGCAGAAGATTATGGTTGGAAAAGAACCGGTAGAAACTTATACAGCTTTTACCATCATGAATGAAACCGGTGAGAATCAATCTTTTATTGTCCATAAGGCAGAGGGGATAGAGGAATCTCTTAAGAAATATTTTATTCAGGTATTATGGAAAAATGTAAACATTCCTAAAATTGAAGCAACTGCGGCTGCTGAGATAATCGGGAAGTCTATTCATCAAATTATTAATCCATTTAATTGA
- a CDS encoding P-loop NTPase, with protein sequence MVLNESLDKKIIPIAGGKGGVGKSVISVNLALSLAISDKRTIIIDLDMGGANLHTVLGMKNTNPGVASYLQDKNRSFKSLILDTPFKNLQFIPGDTLSYGMADITEKQKRDIIYEIQDLDADYIILDLGAGSSFNTIDFFLISNSGLIITTPQAGAVMNSYTFLKNLTIRFLQKAFASNKNMEAYLKKNIKRMLPGTNLTLAHLLHEIGMEEPETRDKALAYLEVLQPKVILNMMEEEDDFQMAENLSALVKKDLLIDMECLGAILFDRNVDDSLHDRHPFLLEYQDSLTAQQIYRIGQKIAQSRNFPELPLDYTEYRDSFELGKIETQNDFELYRQIKDTEGGNSGGDAVDVDQLMEVIEIQQQKIQELQQTVRMMGLGQKGQGGGGLLGGGLLGGGSGGGLFN encoded by the coding sequence TTGGTTCTCAATGAAAGTCTGGATAAGAAGATAATACCCATTGCCGGAGGTAAAGGAGGAGTCGGAAAATCTGTCATCTCTGTGAATTTAGCCCTCTCCCTCGCCATTTCAGATAAAAGAACAATAATTATTGACCTCGATATGGGAGGTGCAAACCTTCATACAGTGCTGGGGATGAAAAATACTAATCCCGGTGTTGCCTCATACCTTCAGGATAAAAATAGAAGTTTTAAATCTCTTATTCTAGATACACCTTTCAAGAATCTTCAGTTCATTCCCGGAGATACCCTATCATACGGCATGGCTGATATAACTGAAAAACAAAAAAGAGATATTATTTACGAAATTCAGGACCTGGATGCAGATTATATAATTCTCGATCTGGGAGCTGGATCCAGCTTCAATACCATAGATTTTTTCCTTATATCCAACTCAGGCCTTATTATTACAACTCCTCAGGCCGGTGCAGTAATGAATTCCTATACTTTCCTGAAAAACCTGACGATCCGCTTTCTTCAGAAAGCTTTTGCCTCAAATAAGAATATGGAGGCCTATCTTAAAAAAAATATAAAGAGAATGCTTCCCGGTACAAACCTGACACTGGCTCATCTGCTTCATGAAATCGGGATGGAAGAGCCTGAAACAAGGGACAAGGCTCTGGCCTATCTTGAGGTTCTTCAGCCTAAGGTCATCCTGAATATGATGGAAGAGGAAGATGATTTTCAGATGGCAGAGAATCTATCGGCTCTGGTAAAAAAAGATCTTCTTATCGATATGGAATGCCTTGGTGCAATCCTTTTTGACAGAAACGTTGATGACTCACTCCATGACAGGCATCCATTTCTTCTGGAGTATCAGGATTCTCTGACTGCCCAGCAAATATACAGAATTGGACAGAAAATCGCTCAGTCCAGGAATTTCCCGGAGCTCCCTCTTGATTACACAGAGTACAGAGACAGTTTCGAACTGGGCAAGATAGAGACTCAAAATGATTTTGAACTGTACCGTCAGATTAAAGATACTGAAGGCGGTAATAGCGGCGGAGACGCTGTGGATGTCGATCAGCTGATGGAAGTCATTGAGATTCAGCAGCAGAAGATCCAGGAGCTCCAGCAGACAGTCAGAATGATGGGTCTGGGACAGAAAGGACAAGGCGGCGGAGGCTTGTTAGGTGGTGGCCTACTGGGAGGAGGTAGCGGTGGAGGCCTGTTTAATTAA
- a CDS encoding adenylate/guanylate cyclase domain-containing protein has translation MSDEGQNTASKTSISNDQLRQDIERFYLPRQLVNAITEIGAIPNNSEEAIVGIGFLDIADYTFLSKFLSPNENQTVLNGLYSAFNWVLNKHGGYLNKLEGDSLMFQYGGPIDPNVRGLSEPEAEHYIARELFYTCIELQRVCILFNQANDKFLYSEKESKTKEEILKAFDIIRGLRNNEFLSPSINALFQIRIRIGASIGKVMIGNFGPEGSKHWDVIGMPVINAKRMESTAPVGGVRISEEYYRQLEKQGIVESYFQRFTREASALFSVYKSIKKEELFRFNSVYIKEKNNAGYHTYSVQVEPNLPEEIVSQVELLLQKEEPGAQRIIDFLKYYRGNQYVIQKLEELFDRIDITLRKDALYNILLPRRYQSMLDNHNGDEAAVAKEISVQYNLKALMDILGDIQDAVKHPGSVGGPQDFTFIDYDSYIKVEKEKLLSQYDYVKDSIAHTSFFYNLIFPMFFAHIKTSLLEYQNRIDELEEL, from the coding sequence ATGAGTGATGAAGGGCAGAATACTGCTTCAAAAACTAGTATAAGTAATGACCAGCTACGCCAGGATATTGAGCGCTTTTATCTGCCCAGGCAGCTTGTTAATGCGATTACAGAAATAGGTGCAATTCCCAATAATTCAGAAGAGGCAATCGTAGGGATTGGATTTCTGGATATTGCCGATTACACATTCCTCTCAAAATTCCTTAGTCCAAATGAAAACCAGACAGTGCTGAACGGATTGTACTCCGCCTTTAACTGGGTATTGAATAAACACGGTGGTTATCTTAATAAGCTGGAAGGGGACAGCCTGATGTTTCAGTATGGCGGTCCCATCGATCCAAACGTCCGTGGATTGAGTGAACCTGAAGCTGAGCATTATATTGCCAGAGAGCTGTTTTATACATGTATAGAACTTCAGAGAGTCTGTATTCTTTTTAATCAGGCAAATGATAAGTTCCTCTATTCAGAAAAAGAGAGTAAGACCAAGGAAGAAATTTTAAAGGCATTTGATATTATCAGAGGACTTAGAAATAATGAGTTTCTTTCTCCCTCAATCAATGCCCTGTTTCAGATTCGTATCCGTATCGGTGCATCCATCGGTAAAGTTATGATCGGAAACTTCGGTCCCGAAGGCTCCAAGCACTGGGACGTTATTGGAATGCCTGTTATCAATGCTAAAAGAATGGAATCCACAGCTCCTGTCGGAGGAGTTCGTATCTCAGAAGAGTATTACAGACAACTGGAAAAGCAGGGTATTGTTGAATCTTATTTCCAGCGTTTTACAAGAGAAGCTTCTGCTCTGTTTTCTGTATATAAGAGCATTAAAAAAGAGGAACTGTTTCGTTTTAACTCAGTTTATATCAAGGAAAAGAATAATGCCGGTTACCACACCTACAGTGTTCAGGTAGAACCGAATCTACCAGAAGAGATTGTGAGTCAGGTGGAACTTCTACTGCAGAAGGAAGAACCCGGTGCCCAGCGAATTATCGATTTTCTTAAATATTATAGAGGGAATCAGTATGTTATTCAGAAGCTGGAAGAACTCTTTGACAGGATTGATATAACCCTGCGCAAGGATGCTCTTTACAATATTCTCCTACCCAGACGCTATCAGTCTATGCTCGACAATCATAACGGTGATGAAGCAGCTGTGGCAAAAGAAATTTCTGTTCAATATAACCTGAAAGCTTTGATGGATATTCTCGGTGATATTCAGGATGCCGTTAAGCATCCGGGATCAGTGGGCGGTCCTCAGGATTTTACATTTATTGATTATGACTCCTATATTAAAGTAGAAAAAGAGAAACTGTTATCTCAGTATGATTATGTCAAAGATTCTATTGCTCACACAAGTTTCTTTTATAATCTGATATTTCCCATGTTCTTTGCACATATAAAAACAAGTCTTCTGGAGTATCAGAACCGTATAGATGAATTGGAGGAATTATGA